A stretch of Aedes aegypti strain LVP_AGWG chromosome 2, AaegL5.0 Primary Assembly, whole genome shotgun sequence DNA encodes these proteins:
- the LOC5573015 gene encoding eukaryotic translation initiation factor 4E isoform X1, translating to MAGKSNEEVEKQTENTEQNHAEQGAVVDPECLIKHPLQATWTLWYQEPDRSKSWEDTLNEVTSFSTVEDFWSLYNHIKSPADIKVGSDYSLFKKDIRPMWEDEGNKRGGRWMVNVPRSQRQDLDKYWLDTILCLIGEAFESSDEICGAVVNVRPKGDKIAIWTANFQNREAVINIGRIYKERLGLKAPLTYHLHKDTMVKSGSSVKAVYTL from the exons aAGCAAACGGAGAACACCGAGCAGAACCACGCTGAGCAGGGAGCAGTCGTCGATCCAGAATGCCTAATCAAGCACCCGTTGCAAGCCACTTGGACCCTCTGGTACCAGGAACCGGATCGCAGCAAATCGTGGGAAGATACCCTTAATGAGGTGACCAGCTTTTCCACCGTAGAGGACTTTTGGAGTTTGTACAATCACATTAAGAGCCCGGCCGATATCAAGGTCGGAAGCGATTACTCTCTGTTCAAGAAGGACATCCGTCCGATGTGGGAAGACGAGGGCAACAAGCGTGGCGGCCGGTGGATGGTCAACGTGCCGCGGTCGCAGCGTCAGGATTTGGACAAGTACTGGCTGGATACG ATTTTGTGTCTCATTGGAGAAGCATTCGAAAGTTCAGATGAGATTTGCGGAGCCGTAGTGAACGTACGCCCGAAAGGAGACAAAATTG CCATTTGGACTGCCAACTTCCAGAACCGCGAAGCCGTCATCAACATTGGTCGCATTTATAAGGAACGGTTAGGACTAAAAGCACCACTCACATACCATCTTCACAAGGACACGATGGTCAAATCCGGATCGAGCGTGAAAGCCGTCTACACCCTGTAG
- the LOC5573015 gene encoding eukaryotic translation initiation factor 4E isoform X2 — MAGKSNEEVEQTENTEQNHAEQGAVVDPECLIKHPLQATWTLWYQEPDRSKSWEDTLNEVTSFSTVEDFWSLYNHIKSPADIKVGSDYSLFKKDIRPMWEDEGNKRGGRWMVNVPRSQRQDLDKYWLDTILCLIGEAFESSDEICGAVVNVRPKGDKIAIWTANFQNREAVINIGRIYKERLGLKAPLTYHLHKDTMVKSGSSVKAVYTL, encoded by the exons CAAACGGAGAACACCGAGCAGAACCACGCTGAGCAGGGAGCAGTCGTCGATCCAGAATGCCTAATCAAGCACCCGTTGCAAGCCACTTGGACCCTCTGGTACCAGGAACCGGATCGCAGCAAATCGTGGGAAGATACCCTTAATGAGGTGACCAGCTTTTCCACCGTAGAGGACTTTTGGAGTTTGTACAATCACATTAAGAGCCCGGCCGATATCAAGGTCGGAAGCGATTACTCTCTGTTCAAGAAGGACATCCGTCCGATGTGGGAAGACGAGGGCAACAAGCGTGGCGGCCGGTGGATGGTCAACGTGCCGCGGTCGCAGCGTCAGGATTTGGACAAGTACTGGCTGGATACG ATTTTGTGTCTCATTGGAGAAGCATTCGAAAGTTCAGATGAGATTTGCGGAGCCGTAGTGAACGTACGCCCGAAAGGAGACAAAATTG CCATTTGGACTGCCAACTTCCAGAACCGCGAAGCCGTCATCAACATTGGTCGCATTTATAAGGAACGGTTAGGACTAAAAGCACCACTCACATACCATCTTCACAAGGACACGATGGTCAAATCCGGATCGAGCGTGAAAGCCGTCTACACCCTGTAG
- the LOC5573014 gene encoding fas-associated death domain protein — MASSLLQNRPQYEQMCRDYLNLNIMTRNCCARKPELVLKFKNALKNEMHSVRKLERAESLDTLFSLLERRNLLSMVKINLLVLFDEYLEDVDYSKNLGKYRATLEENFAVIRRFYLEDLRYRDRRTLLEKEIEQAKLDNPIENPTSQERFPVPSDPTKSHDNCIRNSFTKHRQAIFSLLSKEIGRNWSTFGRLMQLSDSSLEEIEFRHPRNVKAIVGDILETAEREQNENGQDHFVGVLMEALVEFRRKDLKNKIEKLMK; from the exons ATGGCATCGAGCTTACTGCAGAATCGACCACAGTATGAGCAAATGTGTAGAGATTACCTAAATTTGAATATAATGACCAGAAACTGTTGTGCACGGAAACCGGAACTAGTACTGAAATTCAAAAATGCCCTAAAGAATGAAATGCATTCCGTTAGAAAATTAGAACGCGCCGAAAGCTTGGATACGCTGTTCTCCCTGTTGGAAAGAAGAAATCTGTTGAGCATGGTAAAAATAAATCTGCTGGTTCTTTTTGATGAATATCTTGAGGACGTggattattccaaaaatttggGGAAGTATCGAGCAACGTTAGAGGAAAACTTTGCTGTTATAAGGCGTTTCTATCTTGAAG ATCTTCGCTATCGGGACCGTCGAACACTTCTTGAGAAAGAAATTGAGCAGGCAAAGTTGGACAATCCAATAGAAAATCCAACTTCACAGGAAAGGTTTCCGGTTCCATCTGACCCCACTAAAAGTCATGATAATTGCATAAGAAACAGTTTCACCAAGCATCGCCAGGCAATCTTTTCTTTACTGAGCAAGGAAATAGGTCGCAATTGGAGCACCTTCGGGCGGTTAATGCAGCTGAGTGATAGCAGCCTGGAGGAAATCGAGTTTCGCCATCCTAGGAACGTTAAAGCTATTGTGGGCGACATTCTAGAAACTGCTGAAAGGGAGCAAAACGAGAACGGGCAGGATCATTTTGTTGGTGTCCTAATGGAGGCTCTGGTTGAATTTCGCCGtaaagatttgaaaaataaaatcgaaaaacttATGAAATGA